ctacattttttttcaaatatttacatatttttatttctttatttatattattatttatatatatatttccttatatttatattttcaatgactcgaaatatgttaaaaaaaaatagtaataataataataattgtaaaatctatatgaaaatgaataaaatacaagtaaaaaatggcacaattaataaaaaaatatttcttcacgaattctattgtataatttttaaatacaaagtaatatattgtaattatttatatggtaaattaataataatagaaataattattaacaaacaattttctaataGCTAggcattattacaaaatttacatattaaaaatattttcatcaccTTTTTAAGAAAcactgatatttaataaaaaaaaatctatttaattttgtaacatAACAAGATGAATTATTCGTATCAAAGTATCACAATTGATTTCTTTGGATCTGGAAATATGCATATTTTGAGCTAAGTTTTAAAAGCACCCGCTTGAGCagctttaattataaaagttttaacagTACTTTCATCTAATTTAGCAAAATCTGCTGTCTGTACCACTGCAGTCATAtgatttaatgcaaatttaaaacaatattcttCTAATTCCTAGAAATATATgacatatcaaataatttaatgatattttatgtaaaatgatataaaaaaaaatattatttaccttAGCATTATATTGGATAGATGTATTGTACAAAACGATCACATTAGTGATTGTAAtccctttatttattatttgtatgcaatacctttttaattgattttcagAATAAGCATTAGCTAAATCTAGAAGttctatgaaaaaagaatataattcataaaatatattatttaatattatatatatttttttttcaataaaaaataaaaatatttacctaaTGCATTGAGTGGATCTAGAAATGGATCAATTTCATTggtgtataaatatttcaaaaaagttttatacacATCATAGGAAAATTGTTTATGACATATAACactacaatatattattatattatattatgtatatactataattatattagttaaaaaatataaatacatatttcgaaaattgatttacCTTTGACTATTTTCTGCCCAATGTTCTTGAAACATTGTTCTGAAGTAATGACAACGTATCTTCAAAATTGCTTTGTGCACATGAATAGGATTTCCATGAACTTGAATAATAAGATCACTAGTGGTCTTTAACATGCAGCAAGAGATGACAtcaaaaaatggtaaaattaacaaatatgttattattcataaaatatacatactgGATCATCAAAAGCTTCCCTTAAACTGTCTATTAAGTTTGATTCTTCATCACTGTGAAAAATAAGGGGCTGATGCATAACAGCTGGAAGTGCGTAAAATGCAAAAACATCATACAAACATTTTAGTGGAGTAAGTGTTGGAACTTTAACATTCTGGCCTAGACATTGACCCCacataaatattcgattaccTTCACATAAAGCAAtacttatacaattataatatgatgttGCTATATCTAGCACTCTTCTCATTTCTGGTACTTCTAGCTgcacgaaaatatttatcaatttttttcaagtgtatttataaaaatatatatatatatttttacctttGTAGGTTTCCAAATATTAGTATTAAGTAAAACTGTAGTAAGACCTAGTTGTCCATAATTATTAGCTCCCCAAACATAAAGAACACCTTCATCACTTAATGCTAAAGTATGTATACTACCACAAACtactttttctataaatcaaaataaataaaattaataaaaatatatatccatccattttaatatctaaaaaaagaatttaatatcacCTATTACTATTTTTGCAAGTGATGTTATTCTGCATGGATGAaattgatcattattattattttcaattcctaATTGACCAACATCATTACGACCCCAACTATAAACTTCTCCATTATTTGTGACTACCACACTGAATGAGTCTCCACAACTAATGCAAATAACTTTTTTGCCacttaatgtaaaatttaattttctaggTATATCTTGTACTAATGTTGTTATATCATGACAACCTACTTGTCCTGATGTATTTTGACCCCATGCATAGACCTAaaacaaatatcatatataacattctaataaaaaaaaaaatagctatgattgaatatttgtattttacctCTCCATCATTTGTTAATGCAAGAGAATGATGACTTCCACAAgctatatcaataataaattcattacataaatttgttattattgctGGAGTTAAAGCTTGACTGCCAAAAGTATTTCCTAATTCATAATGACAATTCTGTCCCCATGAATATacctttcatataaattatattattattaaataatataatattaatatacttattattatttttatatacttggataaattttaaatacttttcctTCCTCCGTGAGTGCTAAAACATGTGGTCCTTTACCATAtgcaaaagtttttatatctttaccacataattcttcaattttttttggataaaGAGTACTTTGAGTATCACCAGTTCCAAGACATCCAGAAGTATTACTTCCAACAGCATATAccattttatcttttgttaCAATTAATGCTTCGTTACCAATGTTACCTGaaagtaaaagtaataaatatcatatagtcatatgtataatattgtgcataaaagaaagaattaaataaataaattaaaatagctatcaaaaaataattattaccatATACAACAGCCATATGGatgttcgaaataaatttcggTTCTAATAAACTAAAGATTGACCATTTTGTCAAATCACaagaatacatatttattaaaaaatttacgactctaataatttaaagaaatgtcaataaaaactaatgaaattatgtttttcacgttcaaattcaatttttatcactgttatttataaattgaacgcacgtatattttgatttaatttataattcttaaataattcttaaatatagcgaacaaataattattataaatatttttattaaattgatttaaattttttattaatagatattattaagtattattaaaaattatttctttagataaatatatttataaccaaAAAAACaagttaaagaaaagaaagtttaataaaagataatacattgtatatttcttataaataatatgaataatcttatcttttattacattaataatacttttacaataatactttaatttattacattaatattaatattaagaatgatACATAATGTAACAAGAATCTTTCAATTTCTGAAACATCATCACAAAAATACAATACGCATCACGTCtagattacatattatttatggtataatattcaattccaCAGCGCATgcgcacgcgcgcgcgcgttttgtatatatatatatatatataattgtcgGACAAATAATGTaagtatacaatataattattctctttaCCTTTACCTTTagtgattcaatttttctatggAAATTCGTTGCAAGAACAGAATATGTGACGTCACGTTATCCCCACTGCCTGATTAGACAGAGGGATATCACGTGATCAAGTTTCTGCCAAAACTAAGCGTCGTATATGTCATAttgtatacaataaaatacattgaatGTTAAGTTTGTTGTATCTTGTCTAtagtacaaaaaatttatcttgtagcataaattttttttgtacaaataaatataatttacgaatatatgaataaagaattataaaaaaagatcaaatctCTAGTACGTATTATCAATTgtgatagtattttttttattatttttaatttttttaatattctattaaattattttattaactctgaaaatttaattacaaaatataagtaagaatgagatattttataataataaacaaaaagtataaaaatattatatattttttataatattattcatttttatataaatttatgtcatATGggtaaacaaataattagaaCAAATATTGGAACCACAAATACTGATttgatcaatttcaatattaaaataataaaacaacttcttatatgaataattacaaagcaatttttattgtttcttaaaagatttttatttggtaagtttttattgatttttaaaaattacaattgtataaataatatattttttaataattaacataaatattaaaattaatataaaatataaaataatttattaaattgtataattgaatttataatttattaattatgttcatgaaacttatatcaaatataaaattttcagtaaacaatattatttactgaTTTAAAGATGAATGAAAGTGAATCTATTTATGGAACTACATTATCCCAAGAATCAATAAAGGTAATTGCAGAAAGTATAGGTGTTGGAAATTTCCCAGATGAAGCAGCAAAAGATCTAGCCGAAGATGTAAGTTATAGACTTAAGGAAATTATTCAGgtctgtatatttttaaattataaaaaaataattataaataattttttttattttttaaatgaattaaatttcaataattgaaatttttaacattatataaaggATGCTGCTAAGTTTATGAGACATGGAAAACGTCAACGAATGACAACACATGATATAGATCAtgctttgaaaataaaaaatattgaacctACATATGGATTTTTTGCCAAAGATCATATACCATTTCGTTTTGCCTCTGGTGGTGGTCGTGAATTACATTttgtagaagaaaaagaaattgatcttAATGAAGTTATATCAATGTCTGGTGGACAAACATGGCCTAAATTACCCTTAGAAATTACATTACGCGCTCATTGGCTTTGTATAGATGGTGTTCAACCTACGATACCAGAAAATCCACCTCCTGTTTCTAAaggtattaatttaataatataaaaattttttttctcttataatattaattaattaataatataatagatgttCAGAAACTAGAAAGTGTTGATCCAACAAGTAAACTTACAAACAAAAGTCAAAACATTGGTGTTGGAAAACCAGGTGGAGGTGGTAAAAGTCAGAAATTACGCAATGTAGAAACAGTTCATGTTAAACAATTGGCCACTCATGAATTGAGTGTTGaacaacaattatattataaggaaATTACTGAAGCTTGTGTGGGATCTGATGAAGCACGTAGAGCAGAAGCATTGCAATCTCTCTCGGCTGATCCTGGTTTACATGAAATGTTAGCACGAATGTGTACGTTTATTGCAGAAGGCGTGCGCGTTAATGTAGTACAAAATAATCTTGctcttctaatttatttaatgcgaATGGTTAAAGCTCTCTTGGATAATCCAAGTCTCTATTTAgagaaatatgtatgtattaattaatataaaatggaatgtacatatatgtgcGCATTCgcgttttttacatttattaattttatatttcaattcataGTTACATGAATTAATACCATCTATTGCGACATGTATTGTTTCACGTCAATTGTGTATGAGACCAGAGGTGGACAATCATTGGGCTCTTCGTGATTTTGCATCACGTCTTATGGctcaaatttgtaaaaattttaatacctcTACCAATAATGTACAAACCAGAGTAACTAGAATGTTCAGTCAAGCTTTGGCAAAAAATAGTcaggtataatttaaaatttataaaaagaaagttagatatgaaataatataataatgtattttttagacTCCATTGGCATCACTTTATGGAGCAATTGAGGGATTATGTGAATTAGGGCCAGAAGTGATTAAAGCATTAGTTATtcctaaaattaaatctatttcagAACGTATTGAATCATGTATTGAAGGGCCTACTTTATCAAGTGTGGATAAAAATGGAGCAGGTCATATAAAAACTCTACTTGTGGTGAGtattatttagtattattatttagtattattatttagtattatcgacataaattttgttattatataaaaactaatagaAAAATACGCGATACAATTTGCAGAAATCGGTGGCTCCAGTCTTAAAAACAATACGATCTCCTCCAGATTATGTAGAGGATTATAAACAAGATTATGGTTATATAGGTCCT
The sequence above is drawn from the Apis cerana isolate GH-2021 linkage group LG11, AcerK_1.0, whole genome shotgun sequence genome and encodes:
- the LOC107997011 gene encoding transcription initiation factor TFIID subunit 6-like isoform X3 → MNESESIYGTTLSQESIKVIAESIGVGNFPDEAAKDLAEDVSYRLKEIIQDAAKFMRHGKRQRMTTHDIDHALKIKNIEPTYGFFAKDHIPFRFASGGGRELHFVEEKEIDLNEVISMSGGQTWPKLPLEITLRAHWLCIDGVQPTIPENPPPVSKDVQKLESVDPTSKLTNKSQNIGVGKPGGGGKSQKLRNVETVHVKQLATHELSVEQQLYYKEITEACVGSDEARRAEALQSLSADPGLHEMLARMCTFIAEGVRVNVVQNNLALLIYLMRMVKALLDNPSLYLEKYLHELIPSIATCIVSRQLCMRPEVDNHWALRDFASRLMAQICKNFNTSTNNVQTRVTRMFSQALAKNSQTPLASLYGAIEGLCELGPEVIKALVIPKIKSISERIESCIEGPTLSSVDKNGAGHIKTLLVKSVAPVLKTIRSPPDYVEDYKQDYGYIGPALCAAVAKARTQPATLATTASTTTALTANQQGPTCTGKTIVQAVTNSSPGQQAGRTIMLGTSRTAGGTTTAGGQKFVILQSRSQTPTATNINSNTIQQQSQQQQQQQSQQQVKIAQTNVTQQKSHIQSNTPKLVVVCMSSGSHSTTTVSQYFS
- the LOC107997011 gene encoding transcription initiation factor TFIID subunit 6-like isoform X2, whose product is MNESESIYGTTLSQESIKVIAESIGVGNFPDEAAKDLAEDDAAKFMRHGKRQRMTTHDIDHALKIKNIEPTYGFFAKDHIPFRFASGGGRELHFVEEKEIDLNEVISMSGGQTWPKLPLEITLRAHWLCIDGVQPTIPENPPPVSKDVQKLESVDPTSKLTNKSQNIGVGKPGGGGKSQKLRNVETVHVKQLATHELSVEQQLYYKEITEACVGSDEARRAEALQSLSADPGLHEMLARMCTFIAEGVRVNVVQNNLALLIYLMRMVKALLDNPSLYLEKYLHELIPSIATCIVSRQLCMRPEVDNHWALRDFASRLMAQICKNFNTSTNNVQTRVTRMFSQALAKNSQTPLASLYGAIEGLCELGPEVIKALVIPKIKSISERIESCIEGPTLSSVDKNGAGHIKTLLVKSVAPVLKTIRSPPDYVEDYKQDYGYIGPALCAAVAKARTQPATLATTASTTTALTANQQGPTCTGKTIVQAVTNSSPGQQAGRTIMLGTSRTAGGTTTAGGQKFVILQSRSQTPTATNINSNTIQQQSQQQQQQQSQQQVKIAQTNVTQQKSHIQSNTPKLVVVCMSSGSHSTTTVSQGNITTKAQNVFVTQQNIECSLNPEEEHSFQ
- the LOC107997008 gene encoding RCC1 and BTB domain-containing protein 1-like isoform X1 — its product is MYSCDLTKWSIFSLLEPKFISNIHMAVVYGNIGNEALIVTKDKMVYAVGSNTSGCLGTGDTQSTLYPKKIEELCGKDIKTFAYGKGPHVLALTEEGKVYSWGQNCHYELGNTFGSQALTPAIITNLCNEFIIDIACGSHHSLALTNDGEVYAWGQNTSGQVGCHDITTLVQDIPRKLNFTLSGKKVICISCGDSFSVVVTNNGEVYSWGRNDVGQLGIENNNNDQFHPCRITSLAKIVIEKVVCGSIHTLALSDEGVLYVWGANNYGQLGLTTVLLNTNIWKPTKLEVPEMRRVLDIATSYYNCISIALCEGNRIFMWGQCLGQNVKVPTLTPLKCLYDVFAFYALPAVMHQPLIFHSDEESNLIDSLREAFDDPTTSDLIIQVHGNPIHVHKAILKIRCHYFRTMFQEHWAENSQSVICHKQFSYDVYKTFLKYLYTNEIDPFLDPLNALELLDLANAYSENQLKRYCIQIINKGITITNVIVLYNTSIQYNAKELEEYCFKFALNHMTAVVQTADFAKLDESTVKTFIIKAAQAGAFKT
- the LOC107997011 gene encoding transcription initiation factor TFIID subunit 6-like isoform X1, with the translated sequence MNESESIYGTTLSQESIKVIAESIGVGNFPDEAAKDLAEDVSYRLKEIIQDAAKFMRHGKRQRMTTHDIDHALKIKNIEPTYGFFAKDHIPFRFASGGGRELHFVEEKEIDLNEVISMSGGQTWPKLPLEITLRAHWLCIDGVQPTIPENPPPVSKDVQKLESVDPTSKLTNKSQNIGVGKPGGGGKSQKLRNVETVHVKQLATHELSVEQQLYYKEITEACVGSDEARRAEALQSLSADPGLHEMLARMCTFIAEGVRVNVVQNNLALLIYLMRMVKALLDNPSLYLEKYLHELIPSIATCIVSRQLCMRPEVDNHWALRDFASRLMAQICKNFNTSTNNVQTRVTRMFSQALAKNSQTPLASLYGAIEGLCELGPEVIKALVIPKIKSISERIESCIEGPTLSSVDKNGAGHIKTLLVKSVAPVLKTIRSPPDYVEDYKQDYGYIGPALCAAVAKARTQPATLATTASTTTALTANQQGPTCTGKTIVQAVTNSSPGQQAGRTIMLGTSRTAGGTTTAGGQKFVILQSRSQTPTATNINSNTIQQQSQQQQQQQSQQQVKIAQTNVTQQKSHIQSNTPKLVVVCMSSGSHSTTTVSQGNITTKAQNVFVTQQNIECSLNPEEEHSFQ
- the LOC107997008 gene encoding RCC1 and BTB domain-containing protein 1-like isoform X2, giving the protein MYSCDLTKWSIFSLLEPKFISNIHMAVVYGNIGNEALIVTKDKMVYAVGSNTSGCLGTGDTQSTLYPKKIEELCGKDIKTFAYGKGPHVLALTEEGKVYSWGQNCHYELGNTFGSQALTPAIITNLCNEFIIDIACGSHHSLALTNDGEVYAWGQNTSGQVGCHDITTLVQDIPRKLNFTLSGKKVICISCGDSFSVVVTNNGEVYSWGRNDVGQLGIENNNNDQFHPCRITSLAKIVIEKVVCGSIHTLALSDEGVLYVWGANNYGQLGLTTVLLNTNIWKPTKLEVPEMRRVLDIATSYYNCISIALCEAVMHQPLIFHSDEESNLIDSLREAFDDPTTSDLIIQVHGNPIHVHKAILKIRCHYFRTMFQEHWAENSQSVICHKQFSYDVYKTFLKYLYTNEIDPFLDPLNALELLDLANAYSENQLKRYCIQIINKGITITNVIVLYNTSIQYNAKELEEYCFKFALNHMTAVVQTADFAKLDESTVKTFIIKAAQAGAFKT
- the LOC107997008 gene encoding RCC1 and BTB domain-containing protein 1-like isoform X3, which gives rise to MVYAVGSNTSGCLGTGDTQSTLYPKKIEELCGKDIKTFAYGKGPHVLALTEEGKVYSWGQNCHYELGNTFGSQALTPAIITNLCNEFIIDIACGSHHSLALTNDGEVYAWGQNTSGQVGCHDITTLVQDIPRKLNFTLSGKKVICISCGDSFSVVVTNNGEVYSWGRNDVGQLGIENNNNDQFHPCRITSLAKIVIEKVVCGSIHTLALSDEGVLYVWGANNYGQLGLTTVLLNTNIWKPTKLEVPEMRRVLDIATSYYNCISIALCEGNRIFMWGQCLGQNVKVPTLTPLKCLYDVFAFYALPAVMHQPLIFHSDEESNLIDSLREAFDDPTTSDLIIQVHGNPIHVHKAILKIRCHYFRTMFQEHWAENSQSVICHKQFSYDVYKTFLKYLYTNEIDPFLDPLNALELLDLANAYSENQLKRYCIQIINKGITITNVIVLYNTSIQYNAKELEEYCFKFALNHMTAVVQTADFAKLDESTVKTFIIKAAQAGAFKT